Below is a genomic region from Acidobacteriota bacterium.
CCAGATGAGGTGCGCTTGGAGTTATTGAACCGGTTGAGCCGATACCTTGCCGTGATGGGCATTCCGGGCCTTCTGGCCATATCTTTCCTGGATTCGGCCGCGGTCCCGCTCGCGGGGGGGCCGGATGCCGTGCTGATGCTCCTTTCCTGGCGCCGCCCGGAACTCCTGCTCTGGATCGCGCTCGCGGCCACGGTCGGGTCCACCCTGGGCTGTTTCGTGCTCTACGGCATCGGGCGCAAAGGGGGGGAAAAGGCGCTGGCCCGTTTCGATCCGGGTAAGGTCTCCCGCATGGAGAGGCGAATGCGGGATTACGGCGTGTGGCTCGTCGCGGCTTCGGTCATGGCCCCTCCCCCGTTTCCCACCAAGCTCGTCGTCCTCGCCTCGGGGGTGCTGGGGACGGGGAAAGGGCGGTTCGGTC
It encodes:
- a CDS encoding DedA family protein encodes the protein MELLNRLSRYLAVMGIPGLLAISFLDSAAVPLAGGPDAVLMLLSWRRPELLLWIALAATVGSTLGCFVLYGIGRKGGEKALARFDPGKVSRMERRMRDYGVWLVAASVMAPPPFPTKLVVLASGVLGTGKGRFGLAVFAGRFVRYLLVACLAARYGDQAAGVLSRHYPAVSAVLAVILAVLFLLRRRRRARGPKPV